The Candoia aspera isolate rCanAsp1 chromosome 13, rCanAsp1.hap2, whole genome shotgun sequence genome includes the window CTGTTACAGGATTGTTCAAAGAGTGGTATTATAAGGAAATAAATGCAATGTGATTATCTTTTATATGTCAGATCAGAAGAATAACCCTTTAATGTTCATTGAATAATTTCACGTATTCAAAGCACTTCACGTACATAGTTTAGTTGAAAGCCTTAAAACAACTCTACATGGACAGCTAGGCATTGATGAGCCTTCTCCAGGATGGCAGAATTGACTGAGCAAGAATGGCTTAAGTAATTTTCACCAGAAGCAAAATTCAAACAGGAGGGAGTGCTTCACTTCCTGGTTCATTGTTCTACCTCTAACAGCGTAGtcatttgcttaaaaataaaCCCTACTGAATGTAATAGGAAATACAAAATAAGAAGCATTAAGTAACTACAAATGCAGGGTTTAACATCAGCTTTTAATTACATACGTACTAACTCTCAGGCAGGGCAACACAATCTGCAATCATGGAGTGCTTTAACCACAGAGACTCAATCTGCAGTTGTGGAGTGCTCTAACTCTGATGCCATGGTTCATTTGAACTTTCTCTTGGGAAGGGTATAATGGAGGGCTTTAGAACTTTCCCTCACCCAACCTCTCAACCTTTTTTGGCATTGCAAAGCTGGAGTTTCCAACATCCCAAATATCAAGCCTTAGAAGATGGCGACCACAACACATTTTGCTTTCTAAGGTTGAAGCTctctcttcaatattttcattatttatttttaaaaatataaaatttcccCCCCAAAACCCTGCCAttatgtataataaaaataagccaGCAGGGAGATTGTGAATGGAAAACCATATGTTCTAAACAACTAGAAAATTTGGCCTCAAGCTTAGAATGAGgagcttctttttatttccttcaaagTGTAATGGTTACTTGGCACAAACATAAAAGTTGCAACTAGAACAATTTTATGTCTGTGGGTGAGAAGGAGATTGGATTAGGGAAAGAAACTGACAGAAGGGTGTGTTTTGGCATCCATGAGAAATGGAGAGAATAGAGAAGGCATGCCAGCAAAGAGTCTAATCTTGGATTTTAGTGTTGCCATTCCAGCAAGAGATTCTGAAGAATTGGGAAAGTCCTTGGAGGAGGATTTTTTTAGGACAACTTGAGActtgtttttttcatttcattcagtcCTCTGCCATGATGAGATCAAGGGCTCATCTTATTCATTATTCCATTTCTGCACTTCCTCCTGTTGACTGGCTGTTAGAAATGAATCAAGACATTCATGTGTTTACTACTCTGACTGATTGGTAATCCTGGATATATTTCCTTAGGGATAAAATCGTAATGTTTCAGATTATACCTCTTAatcatcccacctttattctaACAAGCTCTATATGGTGTCTAgaacatctttttaaaactttgctaGGTATACTAGGCTGAGAGACCATGACTAAGTACAAGGTCATTCtagatttcaaaattattttgaaccACTATTGAACCACCACTATTACTTGAAAATAAGGGTGTTTCTTGTTCCTTTTCCTACAGTTCACATCCAGTAGTCATGTCAGTCAGCGTCCATGAGAACCGTAAATCCAGGACCAGCACCGGCTCAATGAACATCTTGCTGTTCCACAAAGCCTCCCACTCAGACTGTGTCTTGTCTCACCTCAATACTATGAGAAAGCACTGCATGTTCACTGATGTTACACTTTCTGCAGGGAATAAATCCTTTTCATGTCACCGAGCAGTGTTAGCTGCTTCCAGTAGATATTTTGAAGCCATGTTCAGCAATGGCCTTCGTGAGAGCTTAGGGGATGAAGTTAATTTTCATGATAGCCTCCATCCAGAGGTGTTGGAGCTGCTGCTAGACTATGCTTACTCATCCAAGATCATTATCAATGAGGAGAATGCAGAGTCCCTCCTGGAAGCTGGAGACATGTTGCAGTTTCATGATGTCCGAGATGCAGCTGCTGAGTTCCTTGAGAAGAACCTTTGTCCTTCCAATTGCTTGGGAATGATGGTCCTTTCAGATGCCCACCAGTGTAAGAGGCTTTATGAGTTCTCTTGGAGGATGTGCTTGGTCAACTTTGAGACAATCCACAggagcgatgactttaacaagcTCTCGAAGGATACACTGCAGGACTTAATTTCCAGTGATGAGCTGGAAATTGAGGATGAGGAGAAGGTCTTCAAGGCAGTTATCCATTGGGTGAAATATGACTTAGACAAGAGGAAGCCTTTTCTCCCAGAGCTGCTAAAGAACGTGCGATTGGCATTGCTGCCTTCTGAATGCCTCAAAGAAGCCATGGCCTATGAGGAGCTGATCACAGCAGAGGAGGAGAACAAGGAAATCATGGGTGAGGCACTTcagtgcaagaagaaaatcctgcAGAATGATGGGGTGGTCACCAGTCCTTGTGCCAAGCCCCGCAAAGCTGGGCATACTTTGCTCATCTTAGGTGGACAGACATTCATGTGTGACAAAGTTTACCAAGTAGACCACAAAGCAAAAGAGATCATCCCTAAATCAGACCTACCCAGCCCACGGAAAGAGTTTAGTGCATGTGCCATTGGCTGCAAAGTTTACATTACTGGAGGGAGAGGCTCAGAAAATGGTGTATCCAAGGATGTCTGGGTCTATGACACAGTTAATGAAGAGTGGTCCAAAGCTGCCCCGATGCTTATCGCTCGATTTGGACATGGTTCAGCTGAGCTAGAGAACTGCCTCTATGTTGTGGGTGGTCACACCGCAGTGGCGGGGGTCTTTCCTGCTTCTCCTTCTGTTTCGCTGAAGCAGGGGGAGAAGTATGATCCGGTTGCCAACAAATGGACCATGGTCGCTCCCCTGAGGGATGGTGTCAGCAATGCTGCAGTTGTAAGTGCACGGCTCAAGCTCTACGTTTTCGGTGGAACCAGCATTCACCGCGATATGGTGTCCAAAGTCCAGTGCTACGACCCAACCGAGAACCGGTGGACTATCAAAGCCGAGTGCCCCCAGCCCTGGCGTTACACGGCGGCTGCTGTCTTAGGCAGCCAGATTTTTATCATGGGTGGAGACACAGAATACACTGCAGCCTCCGCTTACCGTTTTAACTGTGAAACAGACCAGTGGACACGGATCGGGGACATGACAGCCAAGCGGATGTCCTGCCATGCATTGGCTTCAGGAAACAAGCTTTATGTGGTGGGGGGCTATTTTGGGACACAGAGATGCAAAACACTGGATTGCTATGACCCTACCTCAGATACCTGGAACTGTATCACCACAGTGCCTTACTCCCTCATCCCCACAGCTTTTGTTAGCACTTGGAAACACTTACCGGCCTGACAGTCAAGAGCACCAAGAGGTAAGATTTCTTCAGGGCAGTTCCAGTCAGGACTTACCTGTCTTTTTTGCAGGAAAGCCCTTTAAGGTGGAAACATCTGCAGCTTAGAAATATAGAAGATCTGAGAAAACAGTTTTGGAAAAAAGTGAATTTGGATACTTGTGTTTTGAACTTTGCTTTGATGATTGGCAGTAATATGTCAAGAGAAACACTTAAAGCAACAAATAAAAAGTGACAATAAAACATGGCATTTTAATTTGGGCAACACTAAAAATACACCGGGAGTCAAATATCTGGACCAATGGAAAGGTCTTTGGGTCCAGAAGAGACCAATATGGCCAGGCCTTAATAAAGTTGGGCCCTTCTGTGTCTTTCCATGGGCACAACCTCTTTACTGCCTTTCTGCTTACGGGGAGTTTAAAGGTATATTCTGGCACTGAGAAGTATACCAGCTTATGCACAGCGTCAGCTGAAGGGACAAAGAGGCAGTGGTACTATGAAAAAGGCTTGCTTCTTTAGCTTAGTCCAAGGGCACATAAAAAATTGATTGTACTGTAGTTGAGCCCAGCTCCTAGACAAATTCCTTTATTGCTAGAGATAGAACAGTTGCTCCAGTAATTGTGTGGCTAGATTTACAAATTACACTAATCTATCCTGTAGAAGATTTGATTTTGGCTCTGCCTAGTGTGCATGTCAAGAGAGCCTCCTTTTGTCTTGTCTGCAAAGGATGGACTTCTGTCTGGGCATGAACAGAGACAAAATCAGCCTATTTCGCAGTGACACCACCGTATGTTCTCACTGGACTGATTCAGATATTCTTTGCTGCTAATAACTGCTTCTCCAAACTCTAGCTCAGCTTGGCTGGGTTAGTTTTCCCCAACTCCCAAATCCTGCTGCAGCAGCCTGGATGCCTGTGAGCTGCCATTCAACAATTAATTACTTTTGCGATGTGTGGGAAAAAGTCCATTTTCAAGCTCAGTTTACAGAGCCCTTTAAGATTTGCATCAGTGGtggaaataaaatttatatgcctGTCACGCAGGTGCATCTGAATGCCAAAATTGCAAGCCAGATGCATCAGTAGTCAGGGCTTTTGAGTATATTGTGGGTCAGCACTGAAgggtttttaaaactgaaataaaggcCAAGCCATTAATTTTTTCAACAGCTAGTATTTTCCCCTGGGAAATCCCTTTAGACAATGCACATATTGTTCTAAAATGCTCTGGCCTCTTACAACTTTTTGGCTGgtgaagtttctttgttcttaTATTTGTGATTTCTGGAGATCTCCTTCGTCTTGGCTCAGAATAAGAAGGTCTTCTGAATAGCCAATGTCCTGATTTCCAAGCTGTTTTTGTTTGGGTCCTCTGCCCTGTACAGGGCAagatttaaaagcatttttccctTAGGCATTCTGCTGAAGTTCTAAAACAGAATCAAGGGAGTCAGAAAACTTAGGAAGGGAAAGAGTTGGCAGTTATTAATATCAAGTTGTGAgaaggtggggtttttttttaacttttcttgaCTTGTATTTCATATCAAGTTGTAGTTGCTTAACCAAGACCTGTTGCCTAAGCCACAATTGTTTGAGTCCACACATTACTAACCAGAGTGTGTACAAACAGGTATTTAGTGCAAACAGCTAAAATtaggttcatataacatgctaagccaaaagccAACAAACCTAAttctggaatacaggtagtcctcacttaatgaccacagttgggaccagaatttagggtGCTAACCGatacagttgttaagcgaatctggaccCAATTGTACAActatttttgcagtggtcattaagtgaatcacatggttccttactgattttgcttattggaagctagctaggaaggtcgaaaatgacaatcacgtgaccgcgggaagctgcaactgttgtaaatgtgagctggttgccaagtgcccaaatcgtgatcacctGACTGtggtgatggttgtaagtgtgaggaacagtcgtaagttggttttttcagcccCATTGTAACTCtggacagtcgctaaacaaatggttgtgtcatgagtaatgatggtgagcaggagggggcctctatccaggggggaaaacgcatgcgtagtactgaggaattaagcagccattcaaagagacacagatcaggcccgccttagcttttggggtttatatgtctgggtttttcccacacttattcagtttgttaggattctgtttatgtagcagtaataaacactagagaactactcctcgtctcagtgtgcgtctcactgttaggacaggttgttaagctaggactacctgtgtagactttcacagctggtatctgttgggcagtgctgggcttcagggtttagtgacagATTTCCTGGCCTTTCATTGGCAActggctggcatcttcaggtgCATAGCAGACTACCTTACCTCTGAAGGTGCCAGCCAGAGTTgctggtgaaatgtcaggaaatctgttgtctagaccatggtcactaaaccttGAAGCCCAACACTGTCCAACAAATTCTGGAACATTGACAGAAATACTGTGAAATGCAGCAAAAAGAAATGCAGCAAAAAGAAACAGTAGTTCTGTAGAATAACTGATTAACCCTGGTCTAGAAGAGGACCTGAACCACATTTGAATCATGGAAGGGCTCCTTCAGAGTGGGGAGATTACCATGAGTCCCAGtgttgaataaagaaataaaaaaagttatttctgtCAGTACACCAGAGCAGACATCAAGAAAGGAAGGATTATTTAATCCTTTacttaatgcatttatttaattatttaaggcagcctttctcaacctttgaccccgGAGGTACCTttgtaatatttttcaggccttggggaacccctgcactttcaggctcaaacagaggccagaagttacaaaattattgtatttgcttcatgggtaggcctgtatatatgcattaacagtgttcctaaactaaaaataaagaatgaaagttacctctttaatgtgaagttgcccgaatttgaaataattttttaaataaatcatgatttcccagggaacccctagtaacctctcgcggaaccctagggttccatggaaccctggtcgagaaaccctgatttaaggagtattaagtatgtttgctggcTTGAGTTGACCAGaatataaaaggcaggataaaaatcagataataacaataatttagcACCCTCCTGATGGTTCAGTTcatgtatatacttgcagataaccaaaaattttaggtTCCAAGATACACACCCCCAAAACTGGGTTTAGCTTacctgcagatgggcttatccacgagTATATACGGTAGCCGTTTCTTGTTAAGGCTCTTGTCACTTTCCCTGAAAGATTCATCTGACCACTTAAAAGAGTTTTAATAACAAGGAGAAATGCATTAGAGAGAGTTGTTTTCCCATCATTCCCATCTCTCGGCCTTTCTGGGATTCCAAGAACGCTACAGGTAGACCTCGTTTACCAAGTGTCTCAtgcagtgaccattcaaagttcaATGGTGCTAAAAAATAACTTTATCCTCGcttttacaaccatcacagcgtcccagtcatgtggtcaccattcatgtgctttgca containing:
- the KLHL25 gene encoding kelch-like protein 25, translating into MSVSVHENRKSRTSTGSMNILLFHKASHSDCVLSHLNTMRKHCMFTDVTLSAGNKSFSCHRAVLAASSRYFEAMFSNGLRESLGDEVNFHDSLHPEVLELLLDYAYSSKIIINEENAESLLEAGDMLQFHDVRDAAAEFLEKNLCPSNCLGMMVLSDAHQCKRLYEFSWRMCLVNFETIHRSDDFNKLSKDTLQDLISSDELEIEDEEKVFKAVIHWVKYDLDKRKPFLPELLKNVRLALLPSECLKEAMAYEELITAEEENKEIMGEALQCKKKILQNDGVVTSPCAKPRKAGHTLLILGGQTFMCDKVYQVDHKAKEIIPKSDLPSPRKEFSACAIGCKVYITGGRGSENGVSKDVWVYDTVNEEWSKAAPMLIARFGHGSAELENCLYVVGGHTAVAGVFPASPSVSLKQGEKYDPVANKWTMVAPLRDGVSNAAVVSARLKLYVFGGTSIHRDMVSKVQCYDPTENRWTIKAECPQPWRYTAAAVLGSQIFIMGGDTEYTAASAYRFNCETDQWTRIGDMTAKRMSCHALASGNKLYVVGGYFGTQRCKTLDCYDPTSDTWNCITTVPYSLIPTAFVSTWKHLPA